The proteins below are encoded in one region of Maribacter aestuarii:
- a CDS encoding DUF1801 domain-containing protein, with amino-acid sequence MNPAENYILRQPEPFRSILLHLQMVIENNIPGVELKYKWNIPCFYCGKSPLCYMNVSLKKNFVDLGFWNSAYLTTHLDKMVSEKRKVVRSLRYTSLEQIDDVVLMEVLQDAYAVRKNGFYKREDLR; translated from the coding sequence ATGAACCCGGCAGAAAATTATATACTGCGGCAACCGGAACCTTTTAGAAGCATCTTGTTACACCTGCAGATGGTCATAGAAAACAATATTCCAGGGGTTGAATTAAAGTATAAGTGGAACATTCCCTGTTTCTATTGCGGGAAGTCGCCCCTCTGCTATATGAACGTTTCTCTAAAGAAAAATTTCGTAGACCTCGGATTTTGGAATTCAGCGTATTTGACCACGCATTTGGATAAAATGGTTTCTGAGAAGCGAAAGGTGGTACGGTCCCTTCGTTATACATCGCTCGAACAAATAGATGATGTGGTCTTGATGGAAGTGCTACAAGACGCCTACGCTGTTAGAAAAAATGGCTTTTATAAGCGTGAAGATTTGCGCTAA
- a CDS encoding type 1 glutamine amidotransferase domain-containing protein, with translation MDFVSPYGGSIPLAYINTSDALQKKLLYSEYFMYALKHTKKPKEIIAKDYKAVHYIGGGSAMYDVPKNKEIQKITMTIFEEYNGIVSSVCHGTAGIVDLKTKDGKYLVNNKIISGYPEAYEKEGAEYFKQFPFLIQKTIEERGGIFKYSPRNSVHVEVQGNVITGQNYLSSKDVALKIIENLNNREISQ, from the coding sequence GTGGACTTCGTTAGTCCATATGGAGGTAGTATTCCACTAGCTTATATTAATACATCTGACGCACTCCAAAAAAAACTGCTTTACAGTGAATACTTTATGTATGCTTTAAAACACACCAAAAAGCCTAAAGAAATTATTGCAAAAGATTATAAAGCGGTTCATTATATCGGAGGTGGAAGTGCAATGTATGATGTGCCTAAGAATAAAGAAATTCAAAAAATAACAATGACCATTTTTGAAGAATATAATGGTATTGTCTCTTCAGTATGTCATGGAACGGCTGGTATTGTTGATTTAAAAACAAAAGATGGGAAGTACTTGGTAAATAATAAAATAATTAGTGGATACCCAGAAGCTTATGAAAAAGAGGGTGCCGAATATTTTAAGCAATTCCCTTTTTTAATTCAAAAGACCATAGAAGAAAGAGGTGGAATATTTAAATATTCTCCTAGAAACTCGGTACATGTAGAGGTACAAGGAAATGTAATTACAGGTCAAAATTATTTATCATCTAAAGATGTAGCATTAAAAATAATCGAAAATTTAAATAATCGAGAAATCAGTCAATAA
- a CDS encoding cupin domain-containing protein: MNITEQLNTINDYYAPKIIGEVNDVFIKLVKIQGNKVPWHHHKNEDELFLIIKGALLFEIENQEPFTMKKGDLFIVKKGISHKVSSKNECHIMLIENKSTLHTGEVVNEITKPIKNQI, from the coding sequence ATGAATATAACCGAACAACTAAACACCATTAATGACTACTATGCTCCAAAAATAATTGGTGAAGTAAATGATGTTTTTATAAAACTGGTGAAAATACAGGGTAATAAAGTTCCTTGGCATCATCATAAAAATGAAGATGAATTATTTCTTATTATCAAAGGAGCGCTTCTGTTTGAAATAGAAAATCAAGAACCGTTTACCATGAAAAAGGGAGACTTGTTTATTGTGAAAAAGGGAATCAGTCATAAGGTAAGTTCTAAAAACGAATGCCATATAATGCTTATTGAAAATAAATCAACATTGCATACAGGAGAGGTTGTTAATGAAATTACTAAGCCTATTAAAAATCAAATCTAG
- a CDS encoding LytR/AlgR family response regulator transcription factor, translating to MKKVLIADDEKAGRHLIKEYMVDFPDLILIAEVNNGVDAVKEINKFKPDLVFLDIQMPGLTGFEVLTRLEEIPNIIFSTAYDKYALQAFEVHAIDYLLKPYTKDRFKKAIEKLNQTTEKVGSLAQSLLMDKAEYPERVLVEKKDKLITIAVSDIIWIEAYGDYSKLHTAKDILVSNYGISSLEDKLNPKSFLRVHRSSIINLNKVKELHKYGKSYDITMVNNEVVRVSRGYMDAIKKIML from the coding sequence ATGAAAAAGGTGCTGATAGCAGATGACGAAAAAGCTGGAAGACATCTTATTAAAGAATATATGGTGGATTTTCCTGATCTTATCTTGATAGCCGAGGTCAATAACGGGGTAGACGCCGTTAAGGAAATAAATAAGTTTAAACCAGATTTGGTCTTTCTGGACATTCAAATGCCCGGGTTAACCGGCTTTGAAGTATTGACCAGGCTAGAGGAAATACCCAATATTATTTTTTCTACCGCTTACGACAAATATGCGCTCCAAGCTTTTGAAGTCCACGCCATAGACTACCTGCTGAAACCCTACACGAAAGATCGCTTTAAGAAAGCCATAGAAAAACTGAATCAGACTACGGAAAAAGTGGGCTCTTTGGCACAATCCCTACTCATGGATAAAGCAGAATATCCAGAGCGGGTTTTGGTAGAGAAAAAGGATAAGCTCATCACTATTGCCGTATCCGATATCATTTGGATAGAAGCCTATGGAGATTACTCAAAATTGCATACGGCGAAGGACATTTTGGTCAGCAACTACGGTATATCCTCATTAGAAGATAAATTGAATCCAAAATCCTTTCTACGGGTACATCGCTCTTCCATCATAAATTTGAACAAAGTGAAAGAACTGCATAAATATGGGAAGTCCTACGACATTACCATGGTGAATAACGAAGTTGTTCGGGTCAGTAGAGGCTACATGGATGCCATCAAAAAAATAATGCTCTAA
- a CDS encoding alpha/beta fold hydrolase, whose amino-acid sequence MIQEIKSLKFPKSNIISINGIELEVFEAGKENIGNPIVLCHGFPEHAFSWRYQIPALAKAGYHVIVPNQRGYGNSSRPKEVTAYDITHLTDDLVALLDYYNYRDAVFVGHDWGANVVWNLALLHPERVNKILNLALPYQERGEKPWIQFMEEIFGEDFYFVHFNKKPGVADAVLENHAENFLRNLFRKNVPLAPPEPGMLMMNLAKAEKPFGEPIMNDVDLSVFVTAFKNSGFNGAINWYRNLDRNWHVLADIDPIIKQPTLMIYGNLDMIPKFERLQDFVPNLDVICLECGHHIQQELPHETNESILKWLAKFNG is encoded by the coding sequence ATGATACAAGAAATTAAATCTTTAAAATTTCCCAAATCCAATATAATTTCAATAAATGGAATTGAGTTAGAAGTATTTGAAGCGGGTAAAGAAAATATTGGCAATCCAATTGTACTCTGTCATGGCTTTCCCGAACATGCCTTTTCTTGGCGTTATCAAATACCAGCGCTTGCTAAAGCTGGTTATCATGTCATTGTTCCAAATCAAAGAGGATATGGCAATTCATCGCGCCCTAAAGAAGTAACGGCATATGATATAACCCATTTAACAGATGATTTAGTGGCCTTACTTGATTATTACAACTACAGAGATGCTGTTTTTGTGGGGCATGATTGGGGCGCAAATGTAGTTTGGAACCTTGCACTCTTGCATCCAGAGCGTGTCAATAAAATACTAAATCTTGCATTACCTTATCAAGAACGAGGTGAAAAACCATGGATTCAGTTTATGGAAGAGATTTTTGGTGAAGATTTCTATTTTGTTCATTTTAATAAAAAACCAGGAGTAGCAGATGCTGTGTTAGAGAATCATGCAGAAAACTTTCTTCGTAATTTATTTCGTAAGAATGTGCCTCTTGCACCACCAGAACCAGGAATGTTAATGATGAATCTTGCAAAAGCGGAAAAGCCTTTTGGTGAGCCTATTATGAACGACGTTGATTTGTCTGTATTTGTAACGGCCTTTAAAAATTCTGGGTTTAATGGCGCTATTAATTGGTATAGAAACCTTGACCGAAACTGGCACGTATTAGCAGATATAGACCCAATCATCAAACAGCCTACACTTATGATCTATGGTAATCTAGATATGATTCCAAAATTTGAAAGGCTACAGGATTTTGTTCCGAATCTGGATGTGATTTGTCTAGAGTGTGGCCATCACATTCAACAAGAGTTACCACATGAAACAAATGAATCGATTTTAAAATGGTTGGCAAAATTTAATGGTTAA
- the kdsA gene encoding 3-deoxy-8-phosphooctulonate synthase, which translates to MDLTKIPQIKHTASNNFFLLSGPCAIEGETMAMRIAEHIVTITDDLKIPYVFKGSFKKANRSRLDSFTGIGDEKALKILRKVSETFKIPTITDIHTEQDAAIAAKYVDILQIPAFLARQTDLVVAAAETGKTVNIKKGQFMSPDSMKHAVNKVTETGNEQAIITERGAMFGYQDMIVDFRGVPTMQQYAPVVLDVTHSLQQPNQSSGVTGGRPALIGTMARAGIAAGVDGLFIETHFDPANAKSDGANMLDLSLMKKLLTDLVALRTVVNQF; encoded by the coding sequence ATGGACCTTACCAAAATACCGCAGATCAAACATACCGCTTCCAATAATTTCTTTTTGCTCTCCGGACCTTGTGCTATTGAGGGCGAGACAATGGCCATGCGCATTGCAGAACATATTGTCACAATTACAGATGATTTAAAGATACCTTACGTTTTTAAAGGCAGCTTTAAAAAAGCCAACCGAAGCCGACTGGATTCCTTTACCGGAATAGGTGACGAAAAAGCACTTAAGATATTGCGAAAGGTATCTGAGACTTTTAAGATACCCACGATTACCGACATTCATACCGAACAAGATGCTGCTATAGCGGCCAAGTATGTGGACATACTTCAAATTCCGGCCTTTTTAGCACGTCAGACAGATTTAGTCGTAGCAGCGGCAGAAACAGGAAAAACGGTAAACATTAAAAAAGGACAGTTTATGAGTCCGGACAGTATGAAGCATGCCGTTAACAAAGTAACGGAAACGGGAAATGAACAAGCCATCATCACGGAACGTGGGGCAATGTTCGGATACCAAGATATGATCGTTGATTTCCGAGGTGTACCTACCATGCAACAATACGCACCTGTGGTACTGGACGTCACCCACTCGTTACAACAACCCAACCAGTCCTCTGGAGTAACAGGGGGTAGGCCTGCACTAATTGGTACAATGGCCAGAGCTGGTATTGCAGCCGGAGTTGACGGGCTTTTTATAGAAACCCATTTTGATCCAGCTAACGCCAAGAGTGATGGCGCCAATATGCTAGATTTAAGTTTGATGAAAAAGCTATTGACGGACTTGGTCGCACTTAGAACAGTTGTGAATCAATTTTAG
- a CDS encoding alpha/beta fold hydrolase → MFFKSKEGKEKILSLYNQKLNELNIEYSEKFIETKFGVTNVIITGDTKNPPLVLIHGTGGCAPQILDSFPNLASKYCVYAVDVLAQPNKSAENRLDMKSLDYGKWLIEVIIKLRLKDVTLVGFSFGGFISLKALVFNETTIKQVFLIAPVYIVNGNPLVGLFKMFLPLKKFIKTNNQKHIKKVMNVLFSEYDDFALEFMSSTFQHCNMDFSPLPILSKNDANRIKTPITIFACEKDIMFPGKKMIKRAKRIFSSIEEVVLIEDAKHVPNSKDFKKIEDLIIDKNRH, encoded by the coding sequence ATGTTTTTCAAATCAAAAGAAGGAAAAGAAAAAATCTTATCCCTTTACAATCAAAAGTTGAATGAGCTGAATATTGAATATTCAGAAAAATTTATAGAAACAAAGTTTGGAGTCACTAATGTTATCATTACTGGCGACACTAAAAACCCTCCATTAGTACTGATTCACGGCACAGGAGGTTGTGCACCACAAATTTTAGATTCTTTCCCCAATCTAGCTTCAAAATATTGTGTCTATGCAGTAGATGTGTTAGCACAACCCAATAAAAGTGCAGAGAATCGATTAGACATGAAATCTTTAGATTATGGAAAATGGCTTATTGAAGTAATCATAAAACTAAGACTGAAAGACGTGACCCTGGTAGGCTTTTCCTTTGGAGGTTTCATTAGCTTAAAAGCACTAGTGTTTAATGAAACGACTATAAAACAGGTATTCTTAATTGCACCAGTCTATATTGTTAATGGTAATCCTCTTGTAGGTTTGTTTAAAATGTTCCTACCATTAAAAAAGTTTATAAAAACTAACAATCAAAAGCACATTAAAAAGGTAATGAACGTACTTTTTTCTGAATACGATGATTTTGCATTAGAGTTTATGTCTTCTACGTTTCAACACTGCAATATGGATTTTTCTCCTTTACCAATACTATCTAAAAATGATGCAAATAGAATAAAAACACCGATTACCATTTTTGCCTGTGAAAAGGATATCATGTTTCCCGGAAAAAAAATGATTAAAAGAGCAAAACGAATATTTTCTTCTATAGAAGAAGTTGTTTTGATTGAAGATGCTAAACACGTACCAAATTCAAAGGATTTTAAAAAAATAGAAGATTTAATTATTGATAAAAACAGGCACTGA